Proteins found in one Pararge aegeria chromosome 12, ilParAegt1.1, whole genome shotgun sequence genomic segment:
- the LOC120627986 gene encoding luciferin 4-monooxygenase-like isoform X1, giving the protein MGPSSDAIFWYIQEICYKIVAETGIPSDRYHLGKILLHSLKDAPDHVLQIDGATDEKDTFKSALERSIRCATAFRNLGLKYQDVIVIMAPNHINLVIPMYASLFLGIKVAGVDMALGVNELEDTFRCCDPKIVFCQSLKVQNVKQALNTLKISAHIISFDENEDCLSFSKLLDEYGGDTTVKGFTPAEFDPVETHAFLMTTSGSTGLPKTAVLSHKNIIVGFPITMNCCTKFPTPVNMALVVSPIQWLSSTFPFLLGPILRFTRLQTSSETTSEHVYSLINKYRPNYTIMSPTFLTKLLKPSERETCDFSSLQYILIGGSAVAKELIEELQKINPKLLIRIGYGLTEATGIVLDPGYSPLGSVGSPIPLLQYKLVDPITNEEIYKPNVPGELRLKGPTIFQGYYNNPEMTAAAFDEDGWLKSGDILYRNEYHKYYFYDRIKMLLKYRNHQVSPIEIESVIIKHPGVLDVAVTGIPDAECGDLPVALVILQEGYNVTAQEIKDFVKKSLSDSKQLRGGVIFVNEFPTTSTSKVDRMKLKEWAKTLKKE; this is encoded by the exons ATGGGTCCATCATCAGACGCAATTTTTTGGTATATACAAGAAATATGTTACAAAATCGTAGCTGAAACTGGCATACCAAGCGACAGATATCATTtgggaaaaatattattacacagTTTGAAGGATGCACCCGATCACGTATTGCAG ATAGACGGGGCAACTGATGAGAAAGATACGTTCAAATCCGCACTTGAACGATCTATACGTTGTGCAACAGCCTTTAGAAACCTTGGCCTCAAATACCAAGATGTGATAGTCATTATGGCACCAAACCATATCAACCTAGTGATACCAATGTACGCTTCCTTGTTCCTCGGAATAAAGGTTGCTGGAGTAGATATGGCTTTAGGAGTTA ACGAACTTGAAGACACATTCAGGTGTTGTGATCCCAAAATAGTCTTCTGTCAAagtttaaaagttcaaaatgtTAAACAGGCGTTAAATACGCTTAAAATATCTGCTCATATTATATCATTTGACGAAAATGAGGATTGTTTGAGTTTCTCGAAACTTCTTGACGAATATGGCGGCGATACAACTGTTAAAGGCTTCAC ACCAGCTGAGTTTGATCCTGTAGAAACACACGCATTTTTAATGACGACAAGTGGCTCAACCGGGCTCCCGAAAACAGCAGTACTCAGTCATAAAAACATAATAGTGGGATTTCCAATTacaat GAATTGCTGTACAAAGTTTCCAACACCAGTGAACATGGCTCTAGTAGTTTCTCCTATACAATGGTTATCATcaacttttccatttttattgGGACCTATATTGAGATTTACAAGACTGCAAACTTCATCCGAAACGACATCAGAACACGTTTATTCATTGATTAATAAGTATAGG CCAAATTACACAATTATGAGCCCCACGTTTTTGACAAAGTTGCTAAAACCTAGCGAGCGGGAGACATGTGATTTTTCTTCTCTTCAGTACATCTTGATAGGCGGCAGCGCGGTGGCTAAAGAACTCATAGAAGAACTGCAG aaaatCAATCCAAAATTGCTAATAAGAATAGGTTATGGTTTAACTGAAGCAACAGGTATAGTTTTGGATCCAGGCTATTCTCCTTTAGGTTCAGTTGGTTCACCAATACCACTATTGCagtacaaa ctaGTAGATCCTATAACTAATGAAGAAATATATAAACCTAACGTGCCCGGGGAATTGCGGCTAAAAGGACCAACTATATTTCAG GGTTATTACAACAACCCTGAAATGACCGCAGCAGCTTTCGATGAAGACGGGTGGTTGAAATCTGGAGACATACTCTACAGAAATGAATATCACAAGTACTATTTCTATGACCGCATAAAAATGCTTCTTAAATACAGGAATCATCAG GTGTCTCCAATAGAAATAGAGTCTGTGATTATAAAACACCCGGGTGTGCTAGATGTAGCCGTGACCGGTATACCTGATGCTGAATGTGGTGATCTGCCTGTTGCATTGGTTATTCTACAAGAAGGGTACAATGTAACGGCACAAGAAATAAAGGATTTCGttaaaa AATCACTGAGCGACTCGAAACAATTAAGAGGTGGTGTGATATTCGTCAATGAATTTCCTACGACTTCGACTTCGAAAGTTGACAGGATGAAATTAAAAGAATGGGCTAAGACTCTTAAGAAAGAATAA
- the LOC120627986 gene encoding luciferin 4-monooxygenase-like isoform X2 — protein MGPSSDAIFWYIQEICYKIVAETGIPSDRYHLGKILLHSLKDAPDHVLQIDGATDEKDTFKSALERSIRCATAFRNLGLKYQDVIVIMAPNHINLVIPMYASLFLGIKVAGVDMALGVNELEDTFRCCDPKIVFCQSLKVQNVKQALNTLKISAHIISFDENEDCLSFSKLLDEYGGDTTVKGFTPAEFDPVETHAFLMTTSGSTGLPKTAVLSHKNIIVGFPITMNCCTKFPTPVNMALVVSPIQWLSSTFPFLLGPILRFTRLQTSSETTSEHVYSLINKYRPNYTIMSPTFLTKLLKPSERETCDFSSLQYILIGGSAVAKELIEELQLVDPITNEEIYKPNVPGELRLKGPTIFQGYYNNPEMTAAAFDEDGWLKSGDILYRNEYHKYYFYDRIKMLLKYRNHQVSPIEIESVIIKHPGVLDVAVTGIPDAECGDLPVALVILQEGYNVTAQEIKDFVKKSLSDSKQLRGGVIFVNEFPTTSTSKVDRMKLKEWAKTLKKE, from the exons ATGGGTCCATCATCAGACGCAATTTTTTGGTATATACAAGAAATATGTTACAAAATCGTAGCTGAAACTGGCATACCAAGCGACAGATATCATTtgggaaaaatattattacacagTTTGAAGGATGCACCCGATCACGTATTGCAG ATAGACGGGGCAACTGATGAGAAAGATACGTTCAAATCCGCACTTGAACGATCTATACGTTGTGCAACAGCCTTTAGAAACCTTGGCCTCAAATACCAAGATGTGATAGTCATTATGGCACCAAACCATATCAACCTAGTGATACCAATGTACGCTTCCTTGTTCCTCGGAATAAAGGTTGCTGGAGTAGATATGGCTTTAGGAGTTA ACGAACTTGAAGACACATTCAGGTGTTGTGATCCCAAAATAGTCTTCTGTCAAagtttaaaagttcaaaatgtTAAACAGGCGTTAAATACGCTTAAAATATCTGCTCATATTATATCATTTGACGAAAATGAGGATTGTTTGAGTTTCTCGAAACTTCTTGACGAATATGGCGGCGATACAACTGTTAAAGGCTTCAC ACCAGCTGAGTTTGATCCTGTAGAAACACACGCATTTTTAATGACGACAAGTGGCTCAACCGGGCTCCCGAAAACAGCAGTACTCAGTCATAAAAACATAATAGTGGGATTTCCAATTacaat GAATTGCTGTACAAAGTTTCCAACACCAGTGAACATGGCTCTAGTAGTTTCTCCTATACAATGGTTATCATcaacttttccatttttattgGGACCTATATTGAGATTTACAAGACTGCAAACTTCATCCGAAACGACATCAGAACACGTTTATTCATTGATTAATAAGTATAGG CCAAATTACACAATTATGAGCCCCACGTTTTTGACAAAGTTGCTAAAACCTAGCGAGCGGGAGACATGTGATTTTTCTTCTCTTCAGTACATCTTGATAGGCGGCAGCGCGGTGGCTAAAGAACTCATAGAAGAACTGCAG ctaGTAGATCCTATAACTAATGAAGAAATATATAAACCTAACGTGCCCGGGGAATTGCGGCTAAAAGGACCAACTATATTTCAG GGTTATTACAACAACCCTGAAATGACCGCAGCAGCTTTCGATGAAGACGGGTGGTTGAAATCTGGAGACATACTCTACAGAAATGAATATCACAAGTACTATTTCTATGACCGCATAAAAATGCTTCTTAAATACAGGAATCATCAG GTGTCTCCAATAGAAATAGAGTCTGTGATTATAAAACACCCGGGTGTGCTAGATGTAGCCGTGACCGGTATACCTGATGCTGAATGTGGTGATCTGCCTGTTGCATTGGTTATTCTACAAGAAGGGTACAATGTAACGGCACAAGAAATAAAGGATTTCGttaaaa AATCACTGAGCGACTCGAAACAATTAAGAGGTGGTGTGATATTCGTCAATGAATTTCCTACGACTTCGACTTCGAAAGTTGACAGGATGAAATTAAAAGAATGGGCTAAGACTCTTAAGAAAGAATAA